The following nucleotide sequence is from Haliotis asinina isolate JCU_RB_2024 unplaced genomic scaffold, JCU_Hal_asi_v2 scaffold_42, whole genome shotgun sequence.
CCTCCTTCCATACACTGACGTTGTTCCATACCATGACGTTGCTCCATACACTGACGTTGTTTCATATACTGACGTTGTTTGTGGTGGTGGATGGGGGGTGGATGGGGGGTGAATGGGGGTTTGAGATGGGGAAGAGGATATTTAACACAGTAATAGAAAACGGTACATCTGAGATTACATTCGTACTAAAGTATATACCACCTGTAAGGCACACGCTGATTACCACGGTGTGTTTATCTGACCGGGTGTGTCGATTGTAGTATTGCCAAAtgtttttacaatatatttccAATAATCACTTGTTAGATTGATATGTCGTAGTCGAAATGTGAGAGTGCCCGTTTAACGAGAGTAATGACCACTGTTTTGaatggttcccttatttttggTCGTATTAACGTGATTGTTGGAATACTGAGTGTCGGATAGACGAGAGCTGACCGTATCCTTTCTCTGGTGCGCTGACAAAAACGGATGACTTATGACTTTCTTTACATCTTGGCTCTTTGGGTGCACTTCTTGGACATTTTCCAGGTCGATCACGCGTTCTCACCTTTCCAGTATTTCAGGTTCCATGTGAGCATTGCCAGTCTCTATGCTATTTTATACCCTTGGTCACCGTCACCCACACAAGCTCAACTAACAGCTTGTCTTGTAGTTTATCACAGAATGAGTATGAAAATATAAAGCACAGATTCTGAGCTATAGCAACTGACAAGTTTGTGAGAGAGGTGTCAGCAGTCCGTGCGATACCCTTCAGTTGCTGAATCCAGTTCGAAGCTGTTTTGCTTTAAACAGGTTGGAAAGTTTTATCAACTATACATGTCCCTCCCATAATTGATCTGTTTTAATGATGTCTGGGGTGGCATATTTAACAGTTGAgtgaaactgaatgtccataaaGTACATTGGAAACAGTTAACACATGAGATATATGGTGTATAGATAACTATCATTCCACTTCCTACAGTGTTTAAAAGTTTGTTTTCTGCGAGATAAGCAGACCTGGGACGTAAAGCTGACAGTGAAATTCTGTCGCCATGCACCACAAACTTTATTCTTTCTCAGTCTTttatgtttgcagtgaaaacgtaccgatgactTACTCAAACAAAAGTGTAAATCGAAAAGAGTGAAATGAAGAtggcgaatcctcataatttttcTGAACATTTAACCTCAGAATTTGAGTCACCTAAAGATActagttgtttaacaaacggtCATAGTGTCATATTgcgttgtttgtttgtattacaaggaggTAAGTACACTAAATGAAACACTGAGAACAAGTATGGCGCCGCATGTAGTTCACagttccaactactgcgcttacACCCTCGTGATACAAAGCAATTGAGACGATGGTCATCCCACTCATATACAAAGCCAGGCTTACATGAGAAtcaaggcagtgacaactgtaCCCTGACCAGCATTAGGCCCAGATCTGAACCTTCTCGAGGATGTGTTGGACATAATAGGGCGGCCAATCCAGGTACGGAGTCCTCCAGAACGGAATTTACATCGCCTGGAGGCAGTTGTTAGAACAGGTCCTATTCGATTTATGAAAATTCATGGTATGTGTCGTCTGGGTACGTGGCGGGTCCACCCTTTACTGATTAGTGTCACGTAACACTAGTGTCTTCAAGGAACATTTTCATGTTACAAAACAATTGTCAATGCAGCGTCGTACATACCTTTTtcttggggtgggtggggtggaggTGGTGTGGTGTTGCTGGTGAAAATCGCCTTTTATGTGGCAAAGTAGTGTGTTGAGTAAAGAAGCTATACACGGCCCAATCAGCCCCGACTaaggacatgtttgtgttccaggcccccagtgccctcaaccgaCAGACTACCGCCCTCCACCAACCGGGAACGCAACCCACGGTAAACGTATTGCCCATTTCCCACGCTATTTTGCGATCAGCAATTGGACGCAATGGACCTAGTTGatccgggtccacacgggggttgaGCAGCTCTTAGTGTTACCCATCACTCACCAGGAGGAGGTGGCTGGTCATGGGTACCGTTTGGCTTGAATCCAATTTCTACAAACCACGTGTGTGTGTTCCCAATTCTGTTCTTTGCATGAATCGATATTCATGGTGCTGTCAATATACTTAATATCTAGATATGATCTATCACTGTCCAGTGTATCTGCAAGCAAGCATGCCTCACAAATAACCAATGAGGGACAGCATGATGTCTGAGGAGATAGATATGAATCTGAAATTTTAATGGCCCAAGAACTGGTCTGTCTTTGAGGCCCCCTGCTCAGTGACCTGAGCTGTTCAGACGGAATAAACTGTGAATAACGGCCCACTCTCGTTTTCTGAACGTGAGGTACTGTCTTCCCCTAGCCAGACTTGTCTGGTGGCAACGTGGGCACAACATTGGTTGTATCCATGGGTGTAGGGTCCAGATGTTGTGTTCCGTCAACCACTGGTGTACACTTCTGTCCGCGTGGCTATTGTATTCACACGTCGCCCTGCTGCGTGTATTTCCTTGCTCACGTATTCAGAGATGTTGTTGCATATCAATGATCAAATTCGGATATATAAACATATTGCTGGAACTATGTCTTAAATCCCTAAGacacacaaaaccaaatttatgagtatcatgccTCCCAGACAGGCaatttgtgtgttgtttcaaaTCACAACATTTAAGGCTTGGCGTCTTCACTTAACATATGTTCTATACAACAACAGAGACActtttgagagtgagtgagtgagttagtgtttaacgtcacatcggcaatatttcagccatattgtgacgcaACACTGTAGTGTGACACGCAACATGCATTCTGGATCCAGCGATACACGATATATCCCGTAAAATAACAAGTAGTATCAGTTGTAAAATAGCACGAAGCAAGTGTCTTCTTACCTATCATAAAAGTTACAGTGGTCATATCTGAGCTATGGATGACGTCAAATCTAGGATAACATCCCCACAAACTGGCTGGGGACAACTGGCTAATGTGTTTTCTGAAGAACCGAGGCTCTCTTTCGcttcatgaccttgaccttcaagtTTGGATGTGCAGCTCAGCATTCCTATCTAGCTGGGCGCAAAGTCTACACACACTACTGTTATAGCGTGTGGTTCCCCTAGCTGGCGTTGTACCAGACACTTCAGTCGAGATATATAAAATCTGTTTAGCCGGCGGCGAGGCAGTCGCCTTCCTAGCTGTGTGTTGTTCAGTTCAAACAATGGAGCTAGCAACAGTCGCATTCGTGAGTCTTGTATTGTGCGGCATCGAAGACGTATATGCTGCTGAAAGTTTGGCAACACTGACTACACGTGTGAGGGTGGTAGAACAAGACCTTAGGGCTTGGAAATTTTCAAGCATTGAAACTGAGACTAAACTGATGAACAAGTTTAAGGTTTGGGAGGAGTCACTGAAAGAAGAACTGACTTCAACATTCCTTCCTTCACTGATTAACCCTCTCGTCAAACAAGCGATTAACAAGATCATGACTGATGAGTACATTGGAAATGAGATGAGAGGACAAGTTCTCAGTGAAGTACAAAGCTTGAAAACCAGGGTTCAAATCACAAAGAGACAACTTCAAGCATTAACAAAGGACTTAAGATGTGTTCAACGGGAAAGAGACAACTACAGAGAAAGCGCTGGAAAAGAACGTAGCGAGTTGACCAAAGACATCCGGGCACTACAGCAGCAGGTGAATCAGACAGTAGTTCGTGCAAGGTTGCTCAGATCAGAACTCAATCAAACCATTGATGACCTGCTTGAGACAAACCAGAATCTCGCTGGAATCACACAGGACTTCACGACGCTAAATACCAGTTGTGTGCTgatagaaaaagaaatacaatcATACCGGGAGGACTTGCAGGAAATGCAGGGAAACGTATCCACAGACATTCGGAGTTTAAACATTCAACTGAATCACACCATCAGAGACCTGTTTGACTCAAACCAGACACTCACTGGCCTCACACAGGACTTGGAGACGTTGAATACCAGTTGTGTGGTGACGGAgagagaaataaaatcataccgGGAGGGCTTGCAGGAAATGCAGATAAAGTTACCCTCAGACATTCAGAGTGTAAACATGCAACTGACTCAAACCATTAGTGACCTGTTTGACTCAAACCAGACCCTCGCTGGCCTCACACAGGACTTGAGGACTCTGAATACCAGCTGTGTGGTGACGGagaaagaaataaaatcataccgGGAGGACTTGCAGGAAATGCAGAGAAACGTATCCACAGACATTCGGAGTGTAAACATTCAACTGACTCAAACCATTAGTGACCTGTTTGACTCAAACCAGACCCTCGCTGGCCTCACACAGGACTTGAGGACTCTGAATACCAGCTGTGTGGTGACGGagaaagaaataaaatcataccgGGAGGACTTGCAGGAAATGCAGAGAAACGTATCCACAGACATTCGGAGTGTAAACATGCAACTGAATCAAACCATTAGTGACCTATTTGACTCAAAACAGACCCTCGCTGGCCTCAAACAGGACTTGAGGACTCTGAATACAAGTTGTTGTGGGACGAGGAAAGGGATCAAGGAGCCTTCAACCACGACGTATCCTGGAACGACAGAGGGTGAGTCTTTTAACAAAAACTTGTCACGTAATTAACATTCTGCTTCGATGTTACAACTTAAATATATGAGGATAGCATTAATTTGTTTGTCAACATAGGGTTCACATGGCATGGCAACATGGGATTAGGTTGGCATGACAACAAAAAGTTGTACACGTCAACTTTAAGTTGTCGTTATTTAAGTTGTCGTTATTTGATCGCCTATGGCTCATAAGGCACGTAAACATTGGGCTATCAGGTAAAACCAACCTTAGGGCTCACAAGGCATGTAAACGTTGGGCTATCAGGTAAAGCCAACCTTACACTCAAAAGCCATGTAAACGTTGGGCTATCAGGTAAAGCCAACCTAGGGATCACAAGGCATGTAAAAAGTTGGGCTATCGGGTAAAGCCAACCTTACACTCAAAAGCCATGTAAACGTTGGGCTATCAGGTAAAGCCAACCTAGGGATCACAAGGCATGTAAACGTTGGGCTGTCAGGTAGACCCAACCTACGGCTCACAAGGCATGTAAAACGTTGGGCTGTCAGGTAGACCCAACCTAGGGCTCACAAGGCATGTAAACGTTGGGCTGTTAGGTAAAGGTTAAGGTTTGAGGGCTGATTTTTGAAGGGTGGGTTACGTTCATTGGATTGGATGATTGTCCTGAGGTTTGAAGAGCCAATGTAATGTAGTTGTTTGCTTTATATTTCACTCACAAACTTCTAGAATGCAGTTTAAACAGTTAGAGGATTGGCTATTTCTAACAAATTGGATCAAATCAGAGGTTAAGCGACACTGAGCATGTCGTTTAATTAACTTTACAAAAGGGCAAACCAATCTTCATTCGTGCATTTTACTACATGACGGATTTGTATCATTTTACTACATGACGGATTTGTATCATTTTACTACATGACGTATTTGTATCTTTTTATCACTAATGAAGTGTTCCGTATGCCATCACAGATGTAATCAAATCAAGTCACGTGATCATTATCTGGTATGTCCACCCTGGGCATCAATACAAGCCCTAGTTTTAACTCTAAGACGTACTGAGAACTTCGGACATCGTATACATTGGGCAAGAATCCTTTGTCATTGCTCTTGAAGGGCTTGGACAAGGTGACGTCGATTTCCAGAAACATGGGCTCTATAGCACAAATCTGACGATTCACACGGTCCCAGGTACGAGTGTTCAGTAGGTGAAGTGTCAGGTGCCTGGGAGGACATAACACCACACTGGCTTTTCTTgtagaaaatgcataacaaTATGCGCTGAATGAGGACGAGTCTTGTCCTGCTGGAACGTAATGTGATCCTGGCGGTAATGTTGGAACGGCAGCAGAACCGGATGCAGACTTTGATCAATGCATCTTTGAGCAGTGACAGTACCATCCACTACAACAACATCTTTCCCCATACGATAACACCTCCTCTACCAAACGGTTTCACGTCTTGTACATGGCAACATTCTCCATGGCGTATGTAGGCACGAGCCCTGACATCATTCCTAAACAGGTGAAACGTGCTTTCGAATGAGAACATCACTCTCTGCCACGTCTGTTTCTTTCCACCGACGAACCATGCCCACCTAAGACGTTGACGTCGATATTGACATCAGCCATACATCACGGTAAGGGCTGAAGGTGCAGATACCTTATTGTCTGTGTCATCATGCTGGTGATGTCCATGTCCATCCGCTTCTGACGTCACAGGAAAAGAAACGGTTTCTGAGGTGCAGGATACCTAAGCAGCGGTTCTCGTTCGAGTGGTGACGCGAGGTCTTCTACTTCTGGGCCTGTCTACTGTCTGCCCTGTAGCGGGTCATCAGCCTCGTGGTGGTCAAACCCAAGGCCGCTGCAACATGAGCATGGGTGACGCCCATCTGTACTATTCAAATGGCTCTCTGGATTCCAGCGGTAATCGGGGCATGATCGCTCAAGTTGACTTGAAGGTCACATGTCGAGGAAGGTTTTCGCGCACTCTTAAATCCCAAATATGCTTGTGCTTCATGCAATCCATTCATGATATTTCCGTGCTTGACGATCTGTTGCAGTGATGCTGTTCCCTCAAACACAACACTTTTTCACTGCGAACGTTTGGGAAGCGTTGTAGCGTTTGTTCTAAGCTCATAACAACCTACAAAATTTGAGTTCGAGTCCTAATTATCGAATGAAATTTTCGTATCGTTTGCATTGTCCGTTACTCGAATATTGCGTAAATGACTTTGTCATCAGTGTAACTTGGCTTTCCGTTAATTTGCGTGAAACTGCAAACGTGAACATTACTTGATTACCTATTTCAATAATATTAAATGCCATTTATGTGCCAGTGATATAACACACATGATGAATTATCACAGCAGTTTGATGTTTTACCTAATACCTTATTAATAATCCCAAATAAAAAGTGTGTTCACTCCGTGCTTTGGGTACGAATTGACCTCATTCAGTGCCGATGAATGGTTTCACTGCTAGTTATTTCTTCGTTTCAAATGTGCGTACTTCACACCACATAAAGTAATCAAAGTAAGATCCAAAGTGATATGGACTGTGTTTTACTCATGTGATAATACCGTAGATGTGCAAACAATAAGATACGCTAGAATTTCGTTTCCCCAAAAATAATGCCCTATTCGAACAGAGGTTAGGTACTTTTTTGTGGAAATATTTAAAGGTGCCCCAGTACTAAATGGAATTTCTGGTGGTGcactgaacaaaaaacaaattgcATATGACTGGTCTAAAAACACATGGGCTTGAGAAAAGAAAATGGTCCAATAGGCTTCCATAGTTTGAAAATTCAAACAGCTCGAAATGAACTATCGTTCAGTATACACTATGTCAATTATTCTCGGCCTTGAGGGATAATATATGCAAACTATGTATATAGTAGACATTAATGATGCCAGTTAAATTGTAAATGTGTGAAAAGGGTTATCCTGGTTGCCTTGAACTGCAAGCGACTAGACGCTGATCGGTCATTTTGTTTGCATTCTACGGAAACACAGTGAATAACAACGGCCATCTGTTTTTATGTATCAGATGTACTAGACTTGGGATTACAAAAACAGAACTTTTTTCGAACAAAATCGTTTCTGATACTTGTCTATACCTTTGACATGTTAAAGGTACACAACTTACTTGTTCCAGcaaaaaatgattttattgCAATTTGTTCTACCCTCCTGCTATTATTACGGGACGGCAATAAGGAACTCAAATGACAGATAACAACATGCCGAGGTTAGGTGAGTTTGACCTGTATTGGAATGCACAAGCCTCGAAGACGACTCTCGCATTAGACTAAGCGAGAGGTTACTGCTAGCGTACTATCGAGGTTACCTCGACAATACTGTGGCTGCAGTAGCACGGATAGAGTTATTTTTGTACACTATGGAAAGATTGTAGCTTTTGATTAGAGATGACATGGGTTTCTGGACAGTATTGACTCCAACAAGGACGTTACAAATTGTAAATCAGTAGGAATGTTTTTGGAACCAAGTCgttgcttcacacaatgtttacacCCAGACCTGTGCTTACCATGTCACGGACGGGGGACGATGGAAGGTCTGGGGAAACATAACAATGCAGCGTTTCATAATACTTTCAATATTTTGGGGTTATCTATatttttctgattaaaatattccGTGTTTCAGCCTCGACTGACCCCAGCCCGAAATACACGGCTCCACTCAGTTTATATTTCTCCCTGCATTTACCTCAGTGATGTATATGGTCTTGGTCATTTTGACTCGAGGGATGAATCCCACCCGCTGTCAATAGACGTTGTCAATCACAGAATTTCAAACTGTGAAAATTAATATTAGGAAGTGTCACATTTTTTCGCGGTATTCAGGGTTATCTCAATCAAACTGAACGATACATGGTTAATACTTTTTTGCATAAGATATGTATTTAGAATTTATTCATCCATGATATTGACTTTGTATAGTCCTCTGAACAACATGTTCCCTGTCTCAGCCTCCACGACTGACGCGAGTCaggatctgacacccagcaTGACGGTTCCAGTGGCAccagtgacgacacaagactctgatcACCAAGGTAGGCTGGAAAACCCAGCAGCAATAGTTGTTGTGACACTTATCATCTTGTAAAGTTCTACAAACATCATCACTCTAAAAGTCGTACACAAAATAATACCTACAACTTCTGACTCTAACATAAAGTTGTGTATTAAACACTCCATCGTTCATTCCAGAAACCACAGTTTGACATTCGCGTCACGTTGGATCGTTGTCAGCCACGATGGAATTGTTGAAATTACGTAGTCACGTGCcaacatgatgtaaacattgtagatgtatgacaaagatgtctggtgtacatagtttactttgtgttacagcgacTCCATCAGCAACAGCAGGCCGAGACCTCCACGACGCCAGTATGCACGGTGACCTGGAGAGagtgaagcggatcctggcaGCGGGTCACGTGAACATCACCTATAGAGCAGGACACTACAGCTCGACACCGGTGATGGCAGCAGCACGGTATGGACACAGGGGTgtggtggagttcctggtgggtagaggggctgatgtgtcactggtggacagtGAAGGTGACAACGTCCTTCACTGGACCTGTTATAGAGGACACCTGGAGACCGTGAAGCTTATCCTGTCCCTGAACAGGGTAGACGTCAACGCCAGGAACAACGTCGGGAAGACAGCGGCTGACATAGCGAGACAATATGGACATCAGCGAGTGGTGAAActcctggtgtcacgtggtGCACACTGAAGTCGGTGTCAGTGTTGACAGAGACAGAGCACATGTCGTTACTGAAACTGCTGTGGTGTGTGCAGTTCGGGTAGTCGTGTGTCACGATTCAGGTGATCTCCTTTTTACTCTGTGAATATAAATAAAAGTTGTTGAGTGtatttttcagacattttgtcacgtattgtgtttggaacctcgcaTGATCAGGAAAGAAAATTGTGAAGTGAGTATAAAGATAGACTATGGGTGATTGTACGTGAACGTCACCCGTCTTGACATAATTCTGTGTTAATTTTGTTCAGAGGATCTCGCGATttgtgaaacagacaacaacaaagtgtttgtttacatgtcgctGTATTCTCTGACCTCAGACTGAGCCGAGGTTCACCCAGCTGACGTGACGCCATCTGTACAGTGAGTGACATCACACTGCTGATCATGTCACAGACACACTGACTCGCCCCGCCGTCTTCTCAGCCAGCAATAGCGGCACACTGTCACACAACACAAGCAGTGTTACTCAAATACCAGGTCGTCGCTGGTGCTTAAGCCCACAGGGACGTATATGTCCCTCCTCCTCACAATTCACACCCCtcattttgaataaaattctaaatata
It contains:
- the LOC137270132 gene encoding adventurous-gliding motility protein Z-like, whose amino-acid sequence is MELATVAFVSLVLCGIEDVYAAESLATLTTRVRVVEQDLRAWKFSSIETETKLMNKFKVWEESLKEELTSTFLPSLINPLVKQAINKIMTDEYIGNEMRGQVLSEVQSLKTRVQITKRQLQALTKDLRCVQRERDNYRESAGKERSELTKDIRALQQQVNQTVVRARLLRSELNQTIDDLLETNQNLAGITQDFTTLNTSCVLIEKEIQSYREDLQEMQGNVSTDIRSLNIQLNHTIRDLFDSNQTLTGLTQDLETLNTSCVVTEREIKSYREGLQEMQIKLPSDIQSVNMQLTQTISDLFDSNQTLAGLTQDLRTLNTSCVVTEKEIKSYREDLQEMQRNVSTDIRSVNIQLTQTISDLFDSNQTLAGLTQDLRTLNTSCVVTEKEIKSYREDLQEMQRNVSTDIRSVNMQLNQTISDLFDSKQTLAGLKQDLRTLNTSCCGTRKGIKEPSTTTYPGTTEASTTDASQDLTPSMTVPVAPVTTQDSDHQATPSATAGRDLHDASMHGDLERVKRILAAGHVNITYRAGHYSSTPVMAAARYGHRGVVEFLVGRGADVSLVDSEGDNVLHWTCYRGHLETVKLILSLNRVDVNARNNVGKTAADIARQYGHQRVVKLLVSRGAH